In Methanomicrobium antiquum, one DNA window encodes the following:
- a CDS encoding 30S ribosomal protein S4e: MSNHIKRLTSPTGWRIAKKENTFVTKTAPGPHNSHAMPIAVWLRDHMGLALNMKEVKKILKDRSVLVNGVVCTDPKMGVGVFDIIALPKVEKYYRILRNKKADYVSVLISEEDAKTRLSKIKDKTIVKNGKIQLNLRYGANIIVDSQDYKPKDSVVLTISGDDHLKIIDHFVYKEGNCAMIIGGSHSGKVGKITKIDIIPGSIANRVYLKDIKTDEDFDTVEDYVFMVGNSEPAVSEWGI, translated from the coding sequence ATGTCAAATCATATCAAAAGGCTAACTTCGCCAACAGGATGGCGTATTGCTAAGAAGGAAAACACGTTCGTTACAAAGACAGCTCCGGGTCCACACAACAGTCATGCAATGCCAATTGCTGTATGGCTAAGGGATCACATGGGTCTTGCTCTTAACATGAAAGAGGTTAAGAAAATCCTAAAAGACAGATCTGTTCTTGTAAACGGTGTTGTATGCACTGACCCCAAAATGGGTGTCGGCGTCTTTGACATTATTGCACTCCCAAAGGTTGAGAAATACTACAGAATTCTCAGAAACAAAAAAGCAGACTATGTTTCTGTTCTGATCTCTGAAGAGGATGCAAAGACTCGTCTTAGCAAAATCAAAGACAAAACAATTGTGAAAAATGGCAAAATCCAGCTGAATCTGCGCTATGGTGCAAACATCATCGTTGATTCACAGGACTACAAGCCAAAAGATTCTGTTGTTTTGACAATCTCCGGTGACGATCACTTAAAAATCATTGATCACTTCGTATACAAAGAAGGTAACTGTGCAATGATTATTGGTGGAAGCCACTCAGGAAAGGTCGGAAAAATCACAAAGATTGACATAATTCCGGGAAGCATTGCAAACAGGGTCTACTTAAAAGACATCAAAACAGATGAGGATTTCGACACCGTTGAAGACTATGTTTTCATGGTTGGAAACTCCGAGCCTGCAGTCAGCGAATGGGGGATTTAA
- a CDS encoding 50S ribosomal protein L5, whose product MQKVHVDKVIIHMGVGESGDKLVKAENIMQDISGQKSVRTIAKRTQPAFGIRKGQPIGCKVCLRGKAAEEFVATALEIIEKKLFATQFDKSGNVAFGIEEHTDFPGQSYDPMIGIYGMDVNVVLEKKGIRIARRSIQTKKLPGKQRVSREDAVRFMKEEFGVEVQ is encoded by the coding sequence ATGCAGAAAGTCCACGTTGACAAGGTCATAATTCACATGGGTGTCGGCGAATCAGGTGACAAACTTGTAAAAGCCGAGAACATCATGCAGGACATTTCAGGCCAGAAGTCAGTTCGTACAATTGCAAAGAGAACCCAGCCTGCTTTTGGTATCAGAAAAGGCCAGCCAATCGGCTGTAAGGTCTGTCTGAGAGGAAAGGCCGCAGAGGAATTTGTTGCAACTGCTCTTGAAATCATTGAGAAAAAACTCTTTGCAACTCAGTTTGACAAATCCGGAAACGTTGCATTTGGTATTGAGGAACACACTGATTTCCCCGGACAAAGCTACGACCCGATGATCGGTATCTATGGTATGGACGTCAATGTGGTTTTGGAGAAGAAAGGCATTCGTATTGCAAGAAGAAGCATTCAGACAAAAAAGCTTCCTGGAAAGCAGAGAGTGTCACGTGAAGATGCCGTCAGATTCATGAAAGAAGAATTTGGCGTGGAGGTACAGTAA
- a CDS encoding 30S ribosomal protein S14 gives MAQNKSTNEEAPTKKFGRGANECQMCGRKQGLVRRYNIMLCRQCFREYAAKIGFKKMN, from the coding sequence ATGGCGCAGAATAAATCGACAAACGAGGAGGCACCCACAAAGAAATTTGGCCGTGGTGCAAATGAGTGTCAGATGTGCGGCAGAAAACAGGGTCTTGTACGCAGATACAATATCATGCTCTGTCGGCAGTGCTTCCGTGAATATGCCGCAAAAATCGGCTTTAAGAAGATGAACTAA
- a CDS encoding 30S ribosomal protein S8: MTRLNPIADAMCTIKNASDVGKTECIVEPAGTLLGAMLGIMKEEGYISGFEFIEDNRGNQYKVFLNGNINKCGAITPRFAVKVDEMERWENQYLPAKNFGTLLISTSKGVISHENARRLGVGGELLGYVY, encoded by the coding sequence ATGACAAGGTTAAATCCAATTGCTGATGCAATGTGCACTATCAAAAACGCTTCTGACGTAGGCAAGACAGAATGTATTGTCGAACCTGCAGGAACACTTCTTGGAGCAATGCTCGGCATTATGAAGGAAGAAGGATACATCAGCGGCTTTGAATTTATAGAAGACAACAGGGGAAACCAGTACAAGGTTTTCCTTAACGGAAATATCAATAAATGTGGTGCAATTACCCCGCGTTTTGCAGTCAAAGTCGATGAAATGGAGAGATGGGAAAACCAGTACCTCCCGGCAAAGAACTTTGGAACACTCCTTATCAGCACATCAAAAGGTGTAATTTCTCATGAGAATGCACGCCGTCTTGGTGTCGGCGGAGAACTTTTGGGATATGTATACTAA
- a CDS encoding 50S ribosomal protein L6 codes for MITQRKVAVPNGVTAEINGSTLVVSGPKGKLERNMRYPGVTVKIEDGYFIAETESERKKIFAMLGTYVSHANNMFRGVLEEYVYTMKVVYSHFPIQLKANKDVLEIANFLGEKKTRYAAIPEGVRMKLANDEVILSGINKELVGIASGRIERATKVRGRDSRVFQDGIYIVDKA; via the coding sequence ATGATCACACAGAGAAAAGTAGCTGTTCCAAACGGAGTTACCGCGGAAATCAATGGTTCAACTCTTGTTGTATCCGGACCAAAGGGAAAACTTGAGAGGAACATGCGCTATCCGGGTGTCACAGTAAAAATTGAAGACGGTTACTTTATTGCTGAAACCGAATCTGAAAGGAAAAAGATCTTTGCAATGCTTGGAACCTACGTTTCACATGCGAACAACATGTTCAGAGGGGTTTTGGAAGAGTATGTCTATACAATGAAAGTTGTATACAGCCACTTTCCAATTCAGCTTAAGGCCAACAAGGATGTTTTAGAAATAGCAAACTTCCTTGGAGAGAAAAAAACCCGCTACGCAGCAATTCCCGAAGGTGTCAGGATGAAACTGGCAAACGATGAGGTAATTCTTTCAGGAATTAACAAAGAGCTTGTCGGAATTGCATCAGGCAGAATCGAGAGAGCAACAAAAGTCCGCGGCCGTGATTCACGTGTCTTTCAGGACGGAATTTATATTGTAGATAAGGCGTGA
- a CDS encoding 50S ribosomal protein L32e gives MADEKTRLIKARNAQRGTFKRQGISRKKRLEDTWRRPRGLQSKQRKLIRAKGRHPKPGFGSPRAVRGMHPSGFEEVIVFNVAGLADVDAQVQAIRISSTVGGKKRSEIQAKADEMDVKILNRKEIALPGKNSSEEKEDVEEVSDDE, from the coding sequence ATGGCTGACGAAAAGACAAGATTAATCAAAGCAAGAAACGCCCAGCGTGGAACTTTCAAGCGCCAGGGAATCTCAAGAAAAAAGAGACTTGAAGATACCTGGAGAAGACCACGTGGTCTTCAGAGCAAACAGAGAAAGCTTATCCGTGCAAAAGGAAGGCATCCAAAACCAGGCTTTGGCAGTCCAAGGGCTGTTCGCGGAATGCACCCTTCAGGCTTTGAGGAAGTAATAGTATTCAATGTTGCAGGTCTTGCAGATGTTGATGCACAAGTACAGGCAATCAGAATTTCATCTACAGTAGGCGGCAAAAAGCGCTCTGAGATTCAGGCAAAAGCTGATGAGATGGATGTAAAAATCCTGAACAGAAAAGAGATTGCACTGCCCGGAAAGAACAGTTCTGAAGAGAAGGAAGATGTAGAAGAGGTGTCAGACGATGAGTGA
- a CDS encoding 50S ribosomal protein L19e — translation MSDLKNQKRMAASVLKCGLHRVKMDSERAEDIENAISREDVRGLVEEGVISAKPKKGNSRGRTHARMAKRSYGHCKGPGRRKGAAGARHPSKRDWIKKIRAIRRELRVLRDDGTIDAHAYRIMYRKAAGGQFRSVAHMKAQLEQITGRIE, via the coding sequence ATGAGTGATTTGAAAAATCAGAAGCGTATGGCAGCCTCAGTTTTAAAATGCGGTCTTCACCGTGTAAAAATGGATTCTGAGCGTGCAGAAGATATTGAAAATGCAATCTCACGTGAGGATGTCAGAGGACTTGTTGAAGAAGGCGTAATTTCTGCAAAGCCAAAGAAAGGCAACAGCCGTGGCAGAACACATGCACGTATGGCAAAGCGTTCATACGGACACTGCAAAGGCCCCGGACGCAGGAAGGGTGCTGCAGGAGCACGCCACCCGTCAAAGCGCGATTGGATCAAAAAAATCCGTGCAATCAGAAGAGAGCTTCGTGTACTCCGTGATGACGGCACAATTGACGCACATGCATACAGAATCATGTACAGAAAAGCTGCCGGCGGGCAGTTCAGAAGTGTTGCACATATGAAAGCACAGCTTGAGCAGATCACAGGGAGGATAGAATAA
- a CDS encoding 50S ribosomal protein L18 translates to MATGPRYFVQFRRRREGKTDYYRRLKLIVSNKHRMVVRKTNKQIICQLVEAGLEGDRTLVAAYSGELVKYGYKGSTGNTPAAYLTGMLFAVKAFNAGYEEAILDIGLHRAKYGAKVFAALKGAVSAGLNIPHSEDILPDDDRVKGAAIANYAPERAGDLVENVEAVEDAIMKELK, encoded by the coding sequence ATGGCAACAGGTCCAAGGTATTTTGTCCAGTTCCGCAGGCGCAGAGAAGGCAAAACCGACTATTACAGGCGCTTAAAACTCATTGTTTCAAACAAGCACAGAATGGTTGTCAGAAAGACAAACAAACAGATTATCTGTCAGCTTGTAGAAGCAGGACTTGAGGGTGACAGGACACTTGTCGCTGCATACTCAGGTGAACTTGTGAAATACGGATACAAGGGTTCAACAGGAAATACACCCGCCGCATATCTGACAGGCATGCTTTTTGCCGTAAAGGCATTCAATGCAGGCTATGAAGAGGCAATCCTCGATATTGGTCTGCACCGTGCAAAATATGGTGCAAAAGTATTCGCCGCACTTAAAGGAGCTGTCAGTGCAGGCTTAAATATTCCTCACAGTGAGGATATTTTACCTGATGATGACAGGGTAAAAGGCGCTGCAATTGCAAATTACGCACCTGAAAGAGCAGGCGACCTTGTTGAGAATGTCGAAGCTGTTGAAGATGCAATAATGAAGGAGCTGAAATAA
- a CDS encoding 30S ribosomal protein S5: MAFEQEVWVPLTGLGKQVAAGEIKSIDDVLESGRPIKEPQIVDYFIPDLEDEVLDINMVQRMTDSGRRVKFRCAVVVGNRNGYIGFGQGKDVQVGNAIKKAIDNAKLNIIKIQRGCGSWECACGQGHSIPLRVTGKSGSVKVTLMPAPQGIGLVTGDIGKKVLQLAGVRDVWTSSSGQTRTTINYAKATYDALLQANAVRKGGRK, encoded by the coding sequence ATGGCCTTTGAACAGGAAGTATGGGTTCCTCTCACCGGTCTTGGAAAACAGGTTGCCGCAGGCGAGATAAAAAGCATTGATGATGTTTTGGAAAGTGGCAGACCTATTAAAGAACCACAGATTGTAGACTACTTTATCCCTGATCTTGAGGATGAGGTATTAGACATCAACATGGTTCAGAGAATGACCGACAGTGGAAGGCGTGTTAAGTTTCGCTGTGCTGTTGTTGTTGGAAACCGCAACGGATATATTGGCTTTGGCCAGGGCAAAGATGTCCAGGTTGGAAATGCTATTAAAAAAGCAATCGACAACGCCAAACTAAATATCATTAAAATTCAGAGAGGCTGTGGAAGCTGGGAATGTGCATGCGGACAGGGACACTCGATTCCTCTGCGTGTTACAGGAAAGTCAGGCAGTGTAAAAGTTACACTTATGCCGGCACCACAGGGTATCGGTCTTGTTACCGGAGATATTGGTAAGAAAGTTCTGCAGCTTGCAGGTGTCCGCGATGTATGGACATCCTCAAGCGGTCAGACACGTACAACAATCAACTACGCAAAAGCAACATATGATGCACTCCTGCAGGCAAATGCTGTAAGAAAGGGAGGTCGCAAATAA
- a CDS encoding 50S ribosomal protein L30, which translates to MYVVVQVRGVVNTRKEIKDTLKMLRLHHINHCVLIPDTPAYMGMIRKVKDYVAYGEADPEILATILETRGRLTADEKLTNEYVKENSQYSDIKEFAKAICLGEAEISDVPGLKPVLRLHPPRKGYKSIKRTFQQGGALGNYGSEINNLLYRMR; encoded by the coding sequence ATGTATGTCGTAGTTCAGGTACGTGGTGTCGTTAATACAAGAAAGGAGATTAAAGACACACTAAAGATGCTTCGTCTCCACCACATCAACCACTGTGTCTTAATTCCGGACACACCGGCATACATGGGTATGATTCGGAAAGTCAAAGACTACGTTGCATATGGTGAGGCAGATCCGGAAATTTTGGCAACCATCTTAGAGACACGCGGACGCCTTACAGCAGACGAGAAGCTTACAAACGAATATGTAAAGGAAAATTCCCAGTATTCTGATATTAAGGAATTTGCAAAGGCAATTTGTCTGGGCGAAGCTGAAATTTCAGACGTACCAGGATTAAAACCGGTTCTTCGTCTGCACCCTCCAAGAAAAGGATACAAGTCAATCAAGCGCACCTTCCAGCAGGGCGGTGCTCTTGGAAACTACGGAAGCGAGATAAACAATCTCCTCTACAGGATGAGGTGA
- a CDS encoding uL15m family ribosomal protein, translating to MPVNKRSKYRGSRTCGGGTHKNRRGAGNRGGKGRAGHRDHRFTHYLLLDQINNGKHGFVNQTESKNKVIDVGDLDQILDKLVASGLARVDGDIFVIDAEQIGIDKILGGGKVTHKLNITAEAFSETAKAKIEEMGGQALTA from the coding sequence ATGCCGGTAAATAAAAGAAGCAAATATCGTGGTTCACGCACATGCGGCGGCGGTACACACAAAAACCGTCGTGGAGCCGGAAACCGTGGAGGAAAGGGCAGAGCAGGTCACAGAGACCACCGTTTCACACATTACCTTCTCCTTGACCAGATAAACAATGGAAAACATGGTTTTGTAAACCAGACCGAAAGCAAAAACAAGGTAATTGATGTAGGGGATCTTGATCAGATTCTGGACAAACTTGTTGCAAGTGGTCTTGCAAGAGTTGACGGAGACATCTTCGTAATTGATGCAGAGCAGATCGGAATTGATAAAATACTTGGCGGCGGAAAAGTTACTCATAAGTTAAATATCACTGCCGAAGCATTTTCTGAAACTGCTAAAGCAAAAATCGAAGAGATGGGTGGTCAGGCACTGACCGCTTAA
- the secY gene encoding preprotein translocase subunit SecY: MGAMLDRMEPLLAAMPAVRSPEGHVHFKNKVLWTVAVLILYFLLTNIQIFGLSADSTDWLGMYRALLAGASGSIVHLGIGPIVTASIVLQLLKGADLLGINTSEPRGQVMYMGLQKLLIFVMIVVEAAPNVVGGFLAPDPNIALQFFSGSMAAVSFIIFLQLCIGGLIIFLLDEVVTKWGVGSGVGLFIVAGVSQGLINGFLNWAPVEDAYPVGFFPRIFAIIGDGANLIEYFGLDLLALLTTVFIFGLVVYAESTRIEIPLAHAAVRGARGRFPVKLIYASVLPMILVRVLQANWQMFGLFLNNMGITILGTFEGQTPTSGIMYVTAPINSPTDWMWWLSDLGHPIWEVILRMGIDFLVMVVGGAIFALFWVKTAGLDSSHVARQIQSSGMHIPGYRRNEQVLVRYLDRYIPRVTVIGGIAVGLLSILANYLGVIGAVGGTGLLLTVSIVYRLYEEIASEQMMEMYPFMRGFFGKE, encoded by the coding sequence ATGGGAGCAATGCTGGATCGAATGGAGCCTCTGCTGGCAGCTATGCCTGCAGTCAGGAGTCCGGAAGGGCATGTCCACTTCAAAAACAAGGTGCTGTGGACAGTTGCCGTTCTGATATTGTATTTTTTGCTGACTAATATTCAGATATTCGGTCTGAGTGCCGATTCAACCGACTGGCTCGGCATGTACCGTGCACTTCTTGCCGGTGCAAGCGGATCTATAGTCCATCTCGGTATCGGACCAATTGTCACTGCATCTATCGTTCTCCAGCTTTTAAAAGGTGCAGACCTTTTAGGAATCAATACCTCAGAACCACGCGGTCAGGTCATGTATATGGGCCTGCAGAAGCTTTTGATATTCGTAATGATTGTTGTCGAAGCAGCTCCTAACGTTGTCGGAGGTTTCCTTGCACCTGATCCTAATATTGCATTGCAGTTCTTCAGCGGCAGTATGGCCGCTGTTTCGTTTATAATATTCCTGCAACTTTGTATCGGCGGACTTATCATTTTCCTGCTGGACGAGGTTGTAACAAAATGGGGAGTAGGTTCCGGTGTGGGTTTATTCATCGTTGCCGGTGTTTCCCAGGGACTTATAAACGGATTTCTTAACTGGGCACCGGTTGAAGATGCATATCCTGTCGGATTTTTCCCAAGGATTTTTGCAATAATCGGAGACGGCGCAAATTTAATTGAGTATTTCGGACTTGATCTGTTGGCACTTCTAACAACAGTGTTCATATTTGGTCTTGTTGTATATGCAGAGTCTACAAGGATTGAAATTCCGCTCGCACATGCGGCTGTTCGTGGTGCAAGAGGAAGATTCCCTGTAAAACTTATATATGCAAGTGTTCTTCCGATGATTTTAGTCCGTGTTCTTCAGGCAAACTGGCAGATGTTTGGACTTTTCCTGAATAATATGGGAATTACAATCCTTGGTACTTTTGAAGGCCAGACGCCTACAAGCGGAATTATGTATGTAACAGCACCGATAAACAGTCCGACTGACTGGATGTGGTGGTTATCAGATCTCGGACATCCTATATGGGAAGTTATTCTAAGAATGGGAATTGACTTTTTGGTTATGGTTGTCGGCGGTGCAATTTTCGCACTGTTCTGGGTTAAGACTGCAGGTCTTGATTCATCACATGTTGCAAGGCAGATTCAGTCAAGCGGGATGCATATTCCCGGATACCGTAGAAATGAGCAGGTTCTTGTAAGATATCTCGATCGCTATATCCCCCGTGTAACAGTTATCGGTGGTATAGCAGTAGGTCTTTTAAGTATTCTTGCCAACTATCTTGGTGTAATAGGTGCTGTTGGTGGTACTGGTCTTTTACTTACAGTAAGTATTGTGTACCGCCTCTATGAGGAGATTGCAAGTGAACAGATGATGGAGATGTATCCGTTCATGCGCGGTTTCTTTGGAAAGGAGTGA
- a CDS encoding adenylate kinase: MSNSKKVVITGVPGVGKTTVIDASMEALKAEGINYTSINFGTCMFEVACDQGVVSDRDEMRKLDQEVQRTLQKTAAQVISKISENVIIDTHCTVSTPSGYLAGLPSWVLEELKPDVIVLVETDEDQILKRRLSDTTRTRDVEGYNSIKDHQRYNRYMAAAYSMFTGCTVKIVKNQDFLLEKAVEEMVSLLR, from the coding sequence ATGTCTAATAGCAAGAAGGTTGTAATTACAGGTGTTCCCGGTGTTGGAAAGACAACAGTTATTGATGCTTCAATGGAGGCCTTAAAGGCCGAAGGTATAAATTATACCTCCATTAATTTTGGAACATGCATGTTTGAAGTGGCATGCGATCAGGGTGTTGTCAGTGACAGGGATGAGATGAGAAAGCTTGATCAGGAAGTTCAAAGGACTCTTCAGAAAACTGCCGCTCAGGTAATTTCAAAGATTTCTGAAAATGTTATAATTGACACACACTGTACTGTAAGTACGCCTTCGGGCTACCTTGCCGGACTTCCGTCATGGGTACTTGAAGAATTAAAGCCGGATGTTATTGTTCTTGTTGAAACAGATGAGGATCAGATTCTAAAACGCAGATTATCTGATACTACAAGGACAAGAGATGTTGAAGGATATAATTCAATTAAGGATCATCAAAGATATAATCGTTATATGGCGGCGGCATACTCAATGTTTACAGGATGTACTGTTAAAATTGTTAAAAACCAGGACTTCCTGCTTGAAAAAGCCGTCGAGGAAATGGTTTCTCTTCTGAGGTGA
- a CDS encoding DUF106 domain-containing protein codes for MSSAKSNPVGGGMFTFLIIMVIVMIVYSVPFLRTSIADIAGLVLEPMQSILGISWPVMIFVLAAITGCYSSLLQKYTIDYEKMQRVQKKMRDFQKEFREAQLSGDEKRVRKLSEKRDKMMQEQLEMSQEQFKPLGWIMIITIPIFLWLLEMAPVMGDIVFPFMGTLHLSDPTFLFLPAWIIWYMLSSLTLSQVIRKTLDIGGL; via the coding sequence ATGTCTTCGGCAAAATCAAATCCTGTAGGCGGGGGGATGTTTACATTTTTGATTATCATGGTCATTGTCATGATAGTCTACAGTGTTCCTTTTTTAAGAACTTCCATTGCAGATATTGCAGGTCTGGTTTTAGAGCCTATGCAAAGTATTCTTGGAATTTCATGGCCTGTGATGATATTTGTCCTTGCCGCAATTACAGGTTGCTACTCTTCACTTCTCCAGAAATATACAATTGATTATGAGAAGATGCAGAGAGTTCAGAAAAAGATGCGTGATTTTCAAAAGGAATTTCGTGAGGCTCAGCTTTCCGGAGATGAGAAAAGGGTTCGTAAATTAAGTGAAAAGCGTGATAAGATGATGCAGGAACAGCTTGAAATGTCGCAGGAACAGTTCAAGCCGCTTGGCTGGATTATGATTATCACAATTCCGATATTCCTGTGGCTTTTGGAGATGGCGCCTGTTATGGGAGATATTGTTTTTCCGTTTATGGGAACATTACATCTTTCAGACCCGACATTTCTGTTTTTGCCGGCATGGATTATCTGGTATATGCTTAGTTCACTGACTCTTTCACAGGTTATCAGAAAGACCCTTGATATAGGAGGTCTTTGA
- the cmk gene encoding (d)CMP kinase, translated as MRITVSGPPGSGTTSLAKFLSSKYSFKLISAGEVFRSLAKERGLDLIKFGELCEKDASVDKLIDERQKEIGRADDDIIIEGRLAGHMIDNADLRIWVLASAECRAGRIAEREEVSFQSARDETILREKSEAERYKKYYGIDIFDLSVYDFVISSEKWGKDELAEVVCTAVEKIRI; from the coding sequence TTGAGAATTACTGTCAGCGGCCCGCCGGGCAGCGGCACGACATCTCTCGCAAAATTTTTATCATCCAAATATTCTTTTAAGCTTATCTCGGCAGGTGAGGTTTTCAGAAGCCTTGCAAAGGAGCGTGGCCTTGACTTAATTAAGTTCGGTGAGCTCTGCGAGAAAGACGCTTCTGTTGATAAGTTAATTGATGAGCGTCAAAAAGAGATCGGTCGCGCTGATGACGATATTATTATCGAAGGCAGGCTTGCAGGTCATATGATTGATAATGCTGATTTGAGAATCTGGGTTTTGGCATCAGCTGAATGCCGGGCAGGAAGAATTGCAGAGAGAGAGGAGGTATCTTTCCAATCTGCAAGGGATGAGACAATTCTTCGGGAGAAGTCCGAGGCTGAAAGATATAAAAAATACTACGGTATTGATATTTTTGACCTGTCGGTATATGACTTTGTTATAAGCTCTGAGAAATGGGGAAAGGATGAGCTGGCAGAGGTTGTATGTACAGCGGTTGAAAAGATTAGGATTTGA
- the wecB gene encoding non-hydrolyzing UDP-N-acetylglucosamine 2-epimerase yields the protein MICIVLGTRPEIIKMSPVIRECERKDIDYFVIHSGQHYSYEMDKAFFEDLNLSDPDYNLDVGSGNQGEQTAKILSGVEEVLIKKKPDCVLVQGDTNTVLAGALAASKLHIKVGHVEAGLRSFDRRMPEEINRIVADNISDYCFAPTKNSYNNLLHEGIDEGKIFITGNTVVDAVFQNLEIASDKSSVLKRLGLKNKNYLLATAHRAENVDNKEKLYEIISGIKAVSDEYSIPAIFPVHPRTKKMADEFGISFEGINITKPVGYLDFLVLESNARLVLTDSGGLQEESCIMGVPCVTLRDNTERPETVECGFNVLAGADSKKISLMAGQMLKKFESGFGNACSLSDNPFGDGKSSERIVDICQS from the coding sequence ATGATCTGCATTGTTCTTGGGACAAGACCGGAAATTATCAAAATGTCTCCTGTTATCAGGGAGTGTGAAAGAAAAGATATTGATTATTTTGTGATTCATTCCGGTCAGCATTATTCATATGAGATGGATAAAGCCTTTTTTGAAGATTTGAATCTTTCAGACCCTGATTATAATCTTGATGTCGGCTCAGGAAATCAGGGAGAGCAGACTGCAAAGATTTTATCCGGTGTTGAGGAAGTTTTGATTAAAAAAAAGCCTGATTGTGTTCTTGTTCAGGGAGATACCAACACTGTTTTGGCAGGCGCTCTTGCAGCGTCCAAACTTCACATAAAAGTCGGACATGTTGAGGCCGGTCTTCGGAGTTTTGACAGGCGGATGCCTGAAGAAATTAACCGGATAGTTGCAGATAATATCTCTGATTATTGTTTTGCTCCAACTAAAAATTCATACAATAATCTGTTGCATGAAGGAATTGATGAAGGTAAAATATTCATCACCGGAAATACCGTAGTTGATGCTGTTTTTCAAAATCTTGAAATTGCATCGGATAAATCATCTGTTTTAAAAAGGCTTGGTCTGAAGAATAAAAATTATCTTCTTGCAACAGCACACAGAGCTGAAAATGTTGACAATAAAGAGAAGCTTTATGAAATTATCAGCGGAATTAAAGCTGTTTCAGATGAATATTCAATTCCTGCAATTTTTCCTGTGCATCCAAGGACCAAAAAGATGGCTGATGAATTTGGAATAAGTTTTGAAGGTATAAATATTACAAAGCCTGTTGGTTATCTTGATTTTTTAGTTCTTGAATCAAATGCAAGGCTTGTTTTAACAGATTCAGGTGGTCTTCAGGAGGAATCATGTATAATGGGTGTTCCCTGTGTGACGTTAAGGGACAATACAGAAAGACCTGAAACTGTTGAATGCGGCTTTAATGTTCTTGCAGGTGCCGATTCCAAAAAAATCTCCCTTATGGCTGGTCAAATGCTTAAAAAGTTTGAATCAGGTTTTGGAAATGCCTGTTCTTTATCAGATAATCCTTTTGGTGATGGTAAAAGCTCTGAGAGGATTGTAGATATTTGCCAATCCTAA